From Bacteroidales bacterium, the proteins below share one genomic window:
- a CDS encoding DUF1735 domain-containing protein, whose protein sequence is MKTILEKIFTGSTMIVFLCFLTVMSCSDDTDFGEQYKKTIYIVNSNSLLYTGEHYFEKENDEIVISVYCASSEPIGSDLKVRLKVHRDALDSLNTISELADPSYISKLMLPKANYQMEGELYTTIKAGRQYGTLNIPFDFTGLDPDYDYALPISLVSNSADYDINPDVKSIVYEIKMINEYSGSFAGSSSEETTSRISSVQPALKAMSVNTVRMPIHNLDDDIQLLDTNFMLLTIAEDGSVTISPWANALVTDLGESTYDFVRQRYELNYEYNGIPISEIITNIDAPQTE, encoded by the coding sequence ATGAAAACAATACTCGAAAAGATTTTTACAGGATCAACCATGATTGTCTTCTTATGCTTTTTGACTGTCATGTCCTGTTCCGACGATACTGATTTTGGAGAACAATATAAGAAAACCATATATATTGTAAATAGCAACAGTTTACTTTATACCGGAGAACATTATTTCGAGAAAGAAAATGATGAAATTGTTATCTCTGTTTATTGTGCTTCTTCAGAACCCATTGGTAGCGATTTGAAGGTACGGTTGAAAGTACACCGGGATGCATTGGATTCTTTAAATACGATCAGCGAACTGGCGGATCCTTCTTATATTAGTAAGTTAATGCTTCCGAAAGCCAATTACCAGATGGAGGGAGAATTATATACCACCATTAAAGCAGGACGCCAATATGGTACATTGAATATTCCTTTTGATTTCACCGGACTGGATCCCGATTATGACTATGCTCTTCCTATTTCACTCGTTTCAAACAGTGCGGATTATGACATCAATCCCGATGTAAAGTCGATTGTATATGAAATAAAAATGATCAATGAATATTCGGGAAGCTTCGCAGGTTCTTCATCCGAAGAAACCACATCAAGGATAAGTAGTGTTCAGCCTGCTTTGAAAGCAATGTCGGTGAATACGGTGAGAATGCCTATCCATAATCTGGATGATGATATCCAATTGCTGGATACGAATTTCATGTTATTGACCATTGCCGAAGATGGAAGTGTCACCATTTCTCCCTGGGCAAATGCACTGGTAACAGATCTTGGAGAAAGTACGTATGATTTTGTGAGACAACGTTATGAATTGAATTATGAATATAATGGGATTCCTATCAGCGAAATCATTACCAATATCGATGCACCACAAACTGAATAA
- a CDS encoding glycosyltransferase family 2 protein, translating into MAEISVIMSVYDDTHFKESLSSVLKQSFPDFELIVIDSRPEEVRSSDPDLISDPRITAVLNDDSGSFLNLALSKAGGNYIARTDSNSLMHVDRLKVQHAIMEEEPSITVTGSWINVLADSNRRVLGSVSGVVEKPLFSLLDNNFIFSNTMMVRRSFLEKHEIPYESCQDLEHYKLCVDIAGKGGIFYVESQALADCYMPSDQKQVKKVAVSELKMKIIRGFIFGQDQENREHLQNLLKEMIFFEKKNLISVDHIINFFKFVFHNL; encoded by the coding sequence ATGGCAGAAATATCAGTGATTATGTCGGTGTATGATGATACCCATTTTAAAGAATCATTATCCAGTGTACTCAAACAGTCTTTCCCTGATTTTGAACTGATCGTTATTGACAGCCGCCCTGAGGAAGTTCGCAGTTCCGATCCGGATTTGATCAGTGATCCCAGGATAACTGCCGTATTGAACGATGATTCGGGATCATTCCTTAACCTTGCTTTATCAAAGGCAGGAGGCAACTATATCGCACGTACAGACAGCAACAGCCTGATGCATGTCGACAGGTTAAAGGTGCAACATGCAATTATGGAAGAGGAACCGTCAATTACAGTAACAGGATCATGGATAAATGTGCTGGCCGACAGTAACAGGAGGGTCCTTGGATCTGTTTCGGGAGTGGTTGAAAAGCCGCTTTTCAGCTTACTGGATAATAATTTTATCTTTTCCAATACCATGATGGTCCGGAGATCTTTCCTTGAAAAACATGAGATACCATATGAAAGCTGTCAGGATCTGGAGCATTATAAATTATGTGTCGATATCGCAGGAAAAGGCGGTATATTTTATGTGGAATCACAGGCATTGGCTGATTGCTATATGCCCTCTGACCAAAAACAAGTGAAAAAAGTTGCTGTATCTGAACTTAAAATGAAAATAATCAGGGGTTTTATATTCGGACAGGATCAGGAAAACCGGGAACACTTACAAAACCTCCTCAAAGAGATGATTTTTTTTGAAAAAAAGAACCTGATTTCCGTTGATCATATCATCAATTTTTTTAAATTTGTGTTTCATAATTTATAA
- a CDS encoding glycosyltransferase family 4 protein encodes MTTKTLNLFLFNMSSAKNTTGVDRYIKTLIRGLNSIKNIKIFWINLSEDNSKLFVHEEEEDGCMKISIPLPFQSDEIIRHRFWIRKYNEYIFSLTRRFFEGKSHIILHIHTINLIDLALFIREQVPCKIITHLHCIPWKEYYNTRMPYFNLLYDQVYIKKCAVDTSHFITNNCELDSYKLSDHVVCVTGCAREFLTSYIQKKDHEVTVIPNGMDDFRIPGVKDKTNSPLKLIYVGVLTKSKGLWYILDALNIVKERGFDVSLVIAGRSYADDREKILKKYKDLSLEFLGVVPFDVLKGYYQSCDIGVIASLQEQSSYVAIEMAMFGLPVITTAVDGLDEMFTDGIDALKVNTTFSKIFGLRVDIQMYADKIISLIQDEDLRIRLGKNARILYEEKMSLTRMIDQTKSVYQKIIN; translated from the coding sequence ATGACGACGAAAACACTCAATCTGTTTTTATTCAATATGTCCTCTGCAAAAAACACAACAGGGGTGGATCGTTACATCAAAACACTAATCAGAGGGCTGAACAGTATAAAAAACATAAAAATATTCTGGATCAACTTGAGTGAGGACAATTCGAAACTTTTTGTACATGAAGAGGAAGAAGATGGGTGCATGAAAATCTCGATACCTTTACCTTTCCAATCGGACGAAATCATCAGACACCGTTTCTGGATACGAAAATACAATGAATATATTTTTTCATTGACACGTCGGTTCTTTGAGGGCAAAAGTCATATCATTTTGCATATTCATACGATCAACCTGATAGATCTTGCATTATTTATCAGGGAACAGGTTCCCTGTAAGATAATTACCCATCTGCATTGCATTCCATGGAAGGAATACTACAATACCAGAATGCCGTATTTTAACCTCCTGTACGATCAGGTATATATCAAAAAATGTGCGGTTGACACTTCTCACTTCATTACAAATAATTGTGAATTAGATTCGTATAAATTATCTGATCATGTTGTTTGTGTCACCGGTTGCGCCAGGGAATTTCTAACCTCCTATATACAAAAGAAAGATCATGAAGTGACTGTCATCCCTAATGGAATGGATGATTTCCGGATCCCTGGAGTAAAGGACAAGACTAATTCTCCCTTAAAACTAATTTATGTCGGCGTGCTTACTAAAAGCAAGGGGTTATGGTACATTCTGGATGCACTTAACATAGTTAAAGAAAGAGGATTCGATGTATCGCTTGTCATTGCCGGAAGGTCGTATGCGGATGACCGGGAAAAAATACTGAAAAAATATAAAGACCTTTCCCTGGAATTTCTGGGAGTGGTGCCTTTTGATGTCCTGAAGGGATATTATCAAAGTTGTGATATAGGGGTGATTGCCTCCTTACAGGAACAATCGAGTTATGTGGCTATAGAGATGGCTATGTTCGGATTACCGGTCATCACTACTGCTGTAGATGGCCTGGACGAAATGTTTACCGACGGGATCGATGCTTTGAAAGTGAATACCACTTTCTCGAAAATATTCGGGTTAAGGGTAGATATTCAAATGTATGCCGATAAAATTATTTCCCTGATACAGGACGAGGACCTGCGTATCCGGTTAGGAAAAAATGCCAGGATATTGTATGAAGAGAAAATGAGCCTGACCCGTATGATCGATCAGACAAAGTCAGTTTATCAGAAAATTATCAATTAA
- a CDS encoding LicD family protein: MQIYQIILPENVASKCAINMLGDMLDITEVKHVDFSDLNIYSASYKEKYGFDLSHGEINNFSSHRKAWTQFMETSLSWCLIVESNVSLSLSVKDLIGTVGELPVGWELFFPYDRQLYIQKQANGKTLINRNAWEYEKTEPYLLKYKHGNSIYLLSRSGAEKLLKIDTIIDRLDHTILKMTEDENALSVYSSDVDWLDQSDIRDYEWPDRCRSLLNLAAGQSSWTDLSLSRMRNLLKIISDIGMQKNIDLVLDAGTLLAYIRHGGMMLWDDDIDIGIEKKDLPVLFEEIGKHRNLRYADGFKFQGTPYYKIWDTEGEEIKGYPYTFPFIDLWAFKKNGNDILYENRNRYPDAAMHDCKKIIFEGVAYKIPWNALEVLDSRYTDWRSMIRVYTWCHREEKNNFKYLYIPVKTDENGRMKEF, translated from the coding sequence ATGCAGATATATCAAATCATTCTTCCCGAAAATGTGGCTTCAAAATGTGCTATAAACATGTTAGGTGACATGTTGGATATAACTGAAGTGAAACACGTCGATTTTTCTGATTTAAACATTTATTCTGCCTCTTATAAGGAAAAGTATGGGTTTGATCTGTCGCATGGGGAGATCAATAATTTTTCATCTCATCGTAAGGCATGGACGCAATTTATGGAAACCTCCCTATCCTGGTGTCTGATTGTAGAAAGTAACGTTTCCCTGTCTTTATCTGTGAAAGATCTGATTGGGACCGTTGGGGAATTACCGGTAGGTTGGGAATTGTTTTTTCCTTACGACAGGCAGTTATATATCCAGAAACAAGCAAATGGAAAGACACTTATCAATAGGAATGCCTGGGAATATGAAAAAACAGAACCTTATCTTTTGAAATATAAGCACGGTAATTCAATATACCTGTTAAGCAGGTCCGGTGCTGAGAAGTTATTGAAAATAGATACGATCATCGACAGGCTGGATCACACTATCTTAAAAATGACAGAAGATGAAAATGCTTTAAGTGTTTATTCTTCAGATGTCGATTGGCTGGATCAGAGTGATATCCGGGATTATGAATGGCCAGACAGGTGTCGTTCGCTATTGAACCTGGCTGCCGGACAAAGCTCCTGGACCGACTTAAGTTTAAGCCGTATGCGGAACCTTTTGAAAATTATCAGCGACATAGGCATGCAAAAAAATATTGATCTGGTGTTGGATGCCGGTACTTTACTGGCATACATCAGACATGGAGGAATGATGTTATGGGATGATGACATAGATATCGGCATTGAAAAAAAAGATCTGCCGGTTCTTTTCGAAGAAATTGGAAAACACAGGAATTTACGTTACGCTGATGGTTTTAAGTTCCAGGGAACACCTTATTATAAGATCTGGGATACAGAAGGTGAAGAGATAAAAGGGTATCCATATACATTTCCGTTCATTGATTTATGGGCTTTTAAAAAAAACGGGAATGACATCCTTTATGAGAATAGGAACAGATATCCTGATGCAGCAATGCATGATTGTAAGAAAATAATATTTGAAGGGGTAGCGTACAAGATCCCCTGGAATGCGCTGGAGGTTCTGGACAGCAGATATACTGACTGGCGAAGTATGATCAGGGTATATACATGGTGTCACCGGGAAGAAAAAAATAATTTTAAATATCTGTATATTCCGGTAAAAACAGATGAAAATGGCCGGATGAAGGAATTCTGA
- a CDS encoding SDR family NAD(P)-dependent oxidoreductase, producing MSNKALIIGGSNGIGLAIGHQLLERGYEKIHVLDRSDPPSDFKDKIDFTRFNLLSDDYSILNQFTDINTLVVTAGFGRIALFEDITDAEIINGFKVNSVAVCRIIRHFYQRIVDNKDFYCCVTGSIAGLISSPMFAVYGATKASVCKFIESINIEIEKAGSTNRVLNLSPGLIKGTRFYGNENNPEELRGLAEEMIEKMLKKESLFIPFYEEIYKDVITRYQTQPDQFGKESYDYKNQSDHRKSTKPQFTIGYLSGTFDLFHIGHLNLLKRAKEYCDYLVVGVHKNALHKNKTTFISFEERLEIIKSIRFVDKVIQSYKEDTDAYKEIKYDYLFVGSDYNGSDRFNKYEDYFKDKAVKIIYLPYTQRTSSTQIRNLIDSANI from the coding sequence ATGAGCAACAAAGCTTTGATCATTGGAGGCAGTAATGGAATAGGTTTAGCCATAGGTCATCAATTGCTGGAAAGAGGATATGAAAAGATCCATGTGTTGGATCGTAGCGATCCTCCTTCCGATTTTAAAGATAAAATTGATTTTACCCGGTTTAATCTTTTAAGTGATGACTATTCCATACTAAATCAGTTTACGGATATTAACACTTTAGTTGTTACTGCCGGTTTTGGACGAATTGCTCTTTTCGAAGATATAACGGATGCAGAGATCATCAACGGATTTAAGGTCAATTCGGTTGCAGTGTGCAGGATCATCAGGCATTTTTATCAAAGGATTGTAGATAATAAAGACTTTTATTGCTGTGTAACGGGAAGTATTGCCGGATTGATTTCCTCTCCCATGTTTGCGGTATATGGAGCAACCAAAGCTTCTGTCTGTAAGTTTATTGAAAGCATCAATATAGAAATTGAAAAAGCAGGATCAACCAATCGTGTGTTAAATCTATCACCAGGATTGATCAAAGGAACCCGTTTTTATGGCAATGAAAATAATCCCGAGGAATTGCGGGGTCTTGCTGAAGAAATGATTGAAAAAATGCTGAAAAAGGAGAGTTTGTTTATCCCTTTCTACGAAGAAATTTATAAAGATGTGATCACCCGCTATCAGACTCAGCCGGATCAATTTGGAAAAGAAAGTTATGATTATAAAAATCAATCGGATCACAGGAAGAGTACAAAACCCCAATTCACCATCGGCTATCTGAGTGGTACCTTTGATTTATTCCATATCGGCCATCTTAATTTGTTAAAAAGGGCTAAAGAATATTGTGATTATCTGGTCGTTGGCGTTCATAAAAATGCATTACATAAAAATAAAACAACATTTATTTCTTTTGAGGAGCGGTTAGAGATCATTAAAAGCATCAGATTTGTGGACAAAGTGATCCAATCATACAAAGAAGATACGGATGCCTACAAAGAGATCAAATATGATTACCTTTTTGTCGGAAGTGATTATAACGGATCGGACAGGTTCAACAAGTATGAAGATTATTTCAAGGATAAAGCTGTAAAAATCATCTACCTTCCCTACACGCAACGAACCAGTAGCACCCAAATACGAAACCTGATTGATTCTGCAAATATCTGA
- the recG gene encoding ATP-dependent DNA helicase RecG, with protein MTYLDQDIKFLASVGPKRADLLYKELNIQTFRDLLYYFPYKHIDRTRFYAIKDVTPVDAYIQIRGRIVTMHKEGIPHKERLIVQLSDHTGNIPLLFFKGVKYLTQSLKIGGDYVVFGKPSEFNGQVNFVHPEMEPADKHEESISAVLQSNYSTTERLKNSYITSRLIGKLMVNLWQGMKTSIPETLPSGIIQKYRLLSLHEALFNIHFPQSAVLLQKAQQRLKFEELFWIQLRMLYLREERNTYIQGFDFRSVGDNFNRFYTEYLPFELTEAQKKVIREIRRDMSGGKQMNRLLQGDVGSGKTLVALMVILIALDNGFQACLMAPTEILAGQHFRTISQMLGNMDLNVALLTGSTKKKEREEIHQGLTNGSIHILIGTHALIEETVQFLNLGLVVIDEQHRFGVAQRARLWKKNTKAPHVLVMTATPIPRTLAMTVYGDLEVSVIDQLPPGRKPVKTEHFYDNRRKEVFDFMQQQIAKGRQIYVVYPLISESEKMDYKNLETGFEQIRKAFPEQDGYSVIMVHGKMTASDKDLAMRLFKEGKAQIMVATTVIEVGVDVPNASVMVIESSERFGLSQLHQLRGRVGRGADQSFCILMSSYKLSNDAQKRLQTMTATTDGFAIAEADLKLRGPGDIDGTQQSGIPFDLHIASLATDGQLLQIARHAASDILSEDPGLSRPENILLNNAIRKQLNHEINWSSIS; from the coding sequence ATGACTTATCTGGATCAGGATATCAAATTTTTAGCTAGTGTAGGGCCTAAACGGGCTGATTTGCTTTACAAGGAACTCAATATACAAACTTTCAGGGATTTGTTGTATTACTTTCCTTATAAGCATATCGACCGTACCCGCTTCTATGCCATAAAAGATGTTACGCCTGTCGATGCTTATATCCAGATACGCGGACGTATCGTAACTATGCATAAGGAAGGAATTCCACATAAAGAACGTCTGATCGTACAGTTATCCGATCATACGGGAAACATACCATTGCTTTTCTTTAAAGGAGTCAAATACCTGACACAAAGTCTAAAAATAGGAGGGGATTATGTCGTTTTCGGTAAACCGTCGGAGTTCAACGGGCAGGTAAATTTTGTACATCCTGAAATGGAGCCGGCCGATAAACATGAAGAAAGCATCTCTGCAGTATTACAATCGAATTACAGTACCACCGAACGGCTAAAAAACAGTTACATTACTTCCAGGTTGATCGGTAAACTGATGGTAAACCTATGGCAGGGAATGAAGACAAGCATTCCGGAAACACTTCCTTCCGGAATCATCCAAAAATACCGGTTGTTGTCGTTGCACGAAGCTTTATTCAATATCCATTTTCCACAAAGTGCTGTTCTACTGCAAAAAGCACAACAGCGACTTAAGTTTGAAGAACTATTCTGGATACAATTACGCATGCTGTACCTTCGCGAAGAAAGGAATACCTACATCCAGGGGTTTGATTTCAGATCTGTGGGCGATAATTTTAACCGGTTTTATACCGAATACCTTCCTTTTGAATTGACAGAAGCACAAAAAAAAGTGATCCGCGAAATCCGCAGGGATATGAGCGGTGGAAAACAGATGAATCGATTGTTGCAGGGCGATGTCGGAAGTGGCAAGACCCTGGTTGCACTCATGGTCATTCTAATCGCCCTGGACAATGGTTTTCAGGCATGCCTGATGGCACCTACCGAAATCCTGGCGGGACAGCATTTCCGGACTATTTCGCAGATGCTGGGTAATATGGATCTGAATGTCGCCCTGTTGACCGGATCTACCAAAAAGAAAGAACGCGAAGAAATACATCAGGGCCTTACCAATGGCAGTATTCATATCCTTATCGGAACCCATGCACTGATTGAAGAAACGGTACAGTTCCTGAATCTGGGTCTGGTGGTCATTGACGAACAACATCGTTTTGGTGTGGCACAACGCGCACGTTTATGGAAAAAAAATACGAAAGCGCCGCACGTACTGGTGATGACCGCAACTCCTATCCCAAGAACACTGGCCATGACCGTTTACGGGGATCTCGAGGTATCGGTCATTGACCAATTACCACCCGGACGTAAACCGGTAAAAACCGAACATTTTTATGATAACAGGCGCAAAGAAGTATTTGATTTTATGCAACAACAGATTGCCAAAGGGAGGCAGATATATGTCGTTTATCCGTTGATCAGCGAGTCTGAAAAGATGGACTATAAAAATCTGGAAACCGGATTCGAGCAGATACGTAAGGCCTTTCCCGAACAGGACGGATATAGTGTCATTATGGTACATGGCAAGATGACGGCTTCGGATAAAGACCTGGCCATGCGTTTGTTCAAAGAAGGAAAAGCACAGATCATGGTCGCCACAACGGTAATTGAAGTCGGTGTGGATGTCCCGAATGCCTCTGTGATGGTGATAGAAAGTTCCGAACGGTTTGGCCTTTCCCAACTGCACCAGTTACGCGGACGGGTTGGACGTGGCGCCGATCAATCATTCTGTATCCTGATGAGTTCCTATAAGTTAAGCAATGATGCCCAAAAAAGGTTACAAACGATGACAGCCACTACAGATGGGTTTGCCATTGCAGAAGCTGATTTGAAGCTACGGGGTCCCGGTGATATCGACGGGACACAACAAAGCGGGATACCATTTGATCTACATATCGCCAGCCTAGCTACTGACGGACAATTGTTGCAAATAGCACGTCATGCCGCGTCAGATATCCTTTCTGAGGATCCGGGATTAAGCAGGCCGGAAAATATTTTACTGAACAATGCCATACGAAAACAATTAAACCATGAAATTAACTGGAGCAGTATCAGCTAA